A genomic window from Flavobacterium hankyongi includes:
- the hemW gene encoding radical SAM family heme chaperone HemW, translated as MAGIYIHIPFCKQACHYCDFHFSTSLKKSDTMVLALAKELVLRKNEFKVETVETIYFGGGTPSILSSDDLNHLIDEVYVNYKVSDNPEITIEANPDDLNKERILELAKSRVNRLSIGVQSFYEEDLKLMNRAHNALEAKECLEFAVQYFDNISVDLIYGIPGLTNEKWLLNIQTLLDLNIPHISNYALTVEHKTALEKMIQKGDIPALDDGVAHEQFLMLVEKLENNGFVHYELSNFGKSNYFSKNNSAYWLGKKYIGIGPSAHSYDGVNRSWNVSNNSLYIKSIEESKLPSEIETLSITDRYNENVMTGLRTVWGVSLQRIEKEFGKEYLEYLLQNAQQFLDDEKLILENDILKTTKKGKFFCDGIASDLFWLNLE; from the coding sequence ATGGCAGGAATCTACATCCATATCCCTTTTTGTAAGCAGGCTTGTCATTACTGCGATTTTCACTTTTCTACTTCATTAAAGAAAAGCGATACTATGGTTTTGGCCTTAGCCAAAGAACTTGTTTTACGTAAAAATGAATTTAAAGTTGAAACAGTAGAAACTATTTATTTTGGAGGCGGAACACCATCAATATTGTCTTCAGACGATTTAAATCATTTAATTGATGAGGTTTATGTTAATTATAAAGTTTCAGATAATCCCGAAATTACCATCGAAGCCAATCCTGATGATTTAAATAAGGAACGAATTCTGGAGTTGGCAAAATCTCGAGTAAATAGATTATCTATAGGAGTGCAGTCTTTTTATGAAGAAGATTTGAAGCTTATGAATCGTGCACATAATGCTCTAGAAGCTAAAGAATGTCTTGAATTTGCCGTTCAATATTTTGATAATATTTCGGTCGATTTGATTTATGGAATTCCAGGTTTGACCAATGAGAAGTGGCTTCTGAACATTCAAACATTATTGGATTTAAATATTCCTCATATATCAAACTATGCACTAACTGTTGAGCATAAAACAGCTTTAGAAAAAATGATTCAAAAAGGTGATATACCAGCACTTGATGATGGTGTAGCACATGAACAGTTTTTAATGTTGGTGGAGAAACTCGAAAATAATGGATTTGTACATTATGAATTGTCGAATTTTGGTAAGTCAAATTATTTTTCTAAAAACAACTCGGCATACTGGCTAGGAAAAAAATACATTGGTATTGGCCCATCGGCTCATAGTTACGATGGAGTGAATCGTAGTTGGAATGTTTCCAATAATTCTTTGTATATTAAGTCTATTGAGGAGTCTAAATTGCCAAGTGAGATTGAAACATTATCTATTACTGATAGATATAACGAAAATGTTATGACTGGTTTGCGCACGGTTTGGGGTGTTTCTTTACAGAGAATAGAAAAGGAATTTGGGAAAGAGTATCTGGAATATTTACTTCAAAATGCACAACAATTTCTTGATGATGAAAAATTGATTCTTGAAAATGATATTTTGAAAACTACGAAAAAAGGAAAATTCTTTTGTGACGGAATTGCATCAGACCTTTTTTGGTTAAATTTGGAATAA
- the ruvC gene encoding crossover junction endodeoxyribonuclease RuvC: MSNERIILGIDPGTTIMGFGLIRVVNKKMEFIQLNELQLNKMDDHYMRLRRIFERTIELIDTYYPDEIAIEAPFFGKNVQSMLKLGRAQGVAMAAGLSRQIPITEYEPKKIKMAITGNGNASKEQVAKMLQQLLGLKELPKNLDSTDGLAAAVCHFFNSGRVEIGKSYSGWDAFVKQNEERIKK; this comes from the coding sequence TTGTCAAACGAACGAATCATATTAGGGATAGATCCTGGAACAACCATTATGGGTTTTGGACTTATTCGTGTGGTAAATAAAAAGATGGAATTCATTCAGTTGAATGAGCTTCAGCTTAACAAAATGGACGACCATTATATGCGTTTGAGACGAATTTTTGAACGCACTATTGAGTTAATTGATACCTATTATCCTGATGAAATTGCAATCGAAGCACCATTCTTTGGAAAAAATGTGCAATCGATGCTTAAATTGGGTAGAGCTCAAGGAGTAGCTATGGCGGCAGGTTTGTCACGTCAGATTCCTATTACTGAGTATGAACCCAAGAAGATTAAAATGGCTATTACAGGAAACGGAAATGCCAGTAAGGAACAAGTGGCTAAAATGCTTCAGCAGTTGTTAGGATTGAAAGAATTGCCAAAAAACCTTGATTCGACAGATGGTTTGGCAGCAGCTGTTTGTCATTTTTTTAATTCGGGTAGAGTTGAGATAGGTAAGAGTTATTCGGGTTGGGATGCTTTTGTAAAGCAAAATGAAGAGAGAATAAAAAAATGA
- a CDS encoding glycosyltransferase family 2 protein has product METGIIIITLWYVLNILWLIYGFTKVKTFIPKENTPSNLFTIVVPFRNEAHNLPKLLQSIEELNYPYNLFRVILINDDSTDSFEIPDKKFQISILNNIRKTNSPKKDAINTAIKNVETNWIITTDADCIIPKNWLKTFDAFIKENDPKMIASGVHYQTGNLVLDNFQQLDLMSLQGTTIGSFGNHQAFMCNGANFAYRKDFFEELKAFEGNDAIASGDDVFLLQKAINTENINVHFLKSNQTLVRTQTEKSWLTLFHQRVRWASKTGNYSGIYSRQLGLSVFVMNLTWIIIAFFSSCCFLSLHLFLTIITLKFFVDNFLILITSKFFKIKINHLILSNLIYPFFSTAVVFYSFFGSYKWKERTFKK; this is encoded by the coding sequence ATGGAAACAGGAATCATCATTATAACCTTATGGTATGTTTTAAACATTTTATGGCTGATTTATGGTTTTACCAAAGTAAAAACATTTATTCCTAAAGAAAACACACCATCAAATCTATTTACAATTGTTGTCCCCTTTAGAAATGAAGCTCACAATCTTCCTAAACTATTACAATCTATTGAAGAATTAAATTATCCTTATAACTTATTCAGAGTAATTTTAATAAATGACGACTCAACAGACTCTTTTGAAATTCCTGATAAAAAATTTCAGATTTCTATATTAAATAATATAAGAAAAACAAACTCTCCAAAAAAAGATGCCATTAATACTGCGATCAAAAATGTTGAAACAAATTGGATTATAACAACAGATGCTGATTGTATTATTCCTAAAAACTGGCTAAAAACTTTTGATGCATTTATTAAAGAAAACGATCCAAAAATGATTGCGTCTGGTGTTCATTATCAAACAGGAAATTTGGTTCTTGATAATTTTCAACAACTGGATTTAATGAGTTTACAAGGAACGACAATCGGAAGTTTTGGTAATCATCAGGCCTTTATGTGTAACGGAGCTAATTTTGCCTATCGTAAAGATTTTTTTGAAGAACTCAAAGCGTTTGAAGGCAACGATGCTATCGCAAGTGGAGATGATGTTTTTTTATTACAAAAAGCCATTAATACAGAAAATATAAATGTACATTTTTTAAAATCAAATCAAACATTAGTACGAACCCAAACCGAAAAATCATGGTTAACCCTATTCCATCAACGAGTAAGATGGGCAAGTAAAACAGGGAATTATTCTGGAATTTATAGTAGACAATTAGGTTTAAGTGTTTTTGTCATGAACTTAACATGGATAATAATTGCTTTTTTTTCGTCATGTTGTTTTTTATCACTTCACTTATTTCTTACCATAATTACCCTAAAATTTTTTGTTGATAATTTTTTGATTTTAATAACTTCAAAATTCTTCAAAATAAAAATTAATCATCTTATACTTAGCAATCTTATTTATCCTTTTTTCAGCACAGCGGTGGTTTTCTATAGCTTTTTTGGTAGTTACAAATGGAAAGAGAGAACTTTCAAAAAATAA
- a CDS encoding carboxypeptidase-like regulatory domain-containing protein has product MKAKFLIVILFFLVQIGFSQTGMFVHGKVVNNNIPIKGVEIISLNTKNIVITDDNGLFSIIVNPKDILVVGLRGYEPKRIVLDPSRAENYYVKVQLVPSRDELEEIVVTSFVRPKFDSQKIVDTQYFDDNTSSPKNRLIKDGTIENGINFVRLFKDAKSIVSRN; this is encoded by the coding sequence ATGAAAGCTAAATTTTTAATAGTAATCTTGTTCTTTCTAGTTCAAATTGGGTTCTCTCAAACTGGAATGTTTGTTCATGGCAAAGTGGTTAATAACAATATCCCTATAAAAGGAGTTGAAATAATTAGCTTGAACACTAAAAATATTGTTATTACTGATGACAATGGATTATTTTCGATTATTGTGAATCCAAAAGATATTTTAGTTGTTGGTCTCAGAGGATACGAACCTAAAAGGATTGTTTTAGATCCTAGCAGAGCTGAGAATTATTATGTTAAAGTTCAATTAGTTCCTTCAAGAGATGAATTAGAAGAAATTGTAGTTACATCCTTTGTACGTCCAAAATTTGACTCTCAAAAAATAGTAGACACACAATATTTTGATGATAACACATCTTCTCCAAAAAATAGACTTATAAAAGATGGAACCATTGAGAACGGAATAAACTTTGTCCGCCTTTTTAAAGATGCAAAAAGCATTGTTTCAAGAAATTAA